GCGCCTTTCTAATGCTACCtcacagggaagggctgcaaGATCAACAATTGGTTGTCATAAGCTTTAGAgtattagggggaaaaaataccaagGAACTCCAGGAATGTTACCTTTGAAATTTAAACATTAGCTTTTACACCTGAAATTTTCACAGGGTGGTATTCCTTGGTCACAATATTTGACAGCTTTGTAAAAAAATTGTGTCAGTCGTGCAGTTGGGCTAGAAAGGCTGtaatttatttaacttttagAGAGATAAAGCTGGagtaaaagcagtgaaaaaaacccacgGGGCTTCTGATCCCACAAGTGAACATCTCCACTTCCATCTCTCTGCCTTACCCTGGCTGAGATGAAAAgactctgcctgcagcaccttTTCAAACACACTTCCAGCATCTGTAGATCACTGTCTCTCTtctgctgtctcctggattattatttgcttaaaaaaagaaatccttagCAACCTTTCCTGGTGGTTTTAGCAGCTTCAATCCAGCTCATAATTAAGAAGCAATCACATCAGTTTGGAAAAtggcaggaaacaaaacccagccctcCTGTTCCCACCGGGAATGCTGTGGAGGAGTCATTTTCTTCCCCAGTCAAACAACAGCCAAgagttttgctgctctttgccACTGCCAACTTATCCCATTTCTGCCCTCACAGCTGTTTTGGCTCTGGCACATCCCAGGATCCTCTCTCCAGCTTGCAAAGATGAGTGTTTGTGTTTACTTTCCAGGGAAGAAGCAGGATTTCGGCTCCACTGAAATAATGCTTTCGGTgggcttccccagccctgcagttgAGCCTCTGTATTCCATAATGAAGATGTAGTAATTTGACAAAGCTgagtttgaaaaattaaaaaaacctcaagcacagaaaaaaagccaacataAATTTGTAACACTAAGTCAGCTCTTCCTCCGAAAGGTAACATATGGGGCTACTTCTGCTTACATAACAGTTTGCTTTTCTCTAGTGAAGTGttataatttttcaagtttccCCCACCCTTTatacctttaaaaatgtattttcacagaaaaatatatttctatttacttctacttttcattttgctctcaGTAATGAGAGTACTTTCACATATCTACAGCGCATTGTAGTCGGTAGCCTCGgttattttctaataaaatagGGATGCCAAAGATCTCCACTGTAACCTGAAAATacctttcagtttaaaaaaaaaagctgataaaTAATGCTATACACATGAAGTTACAGACAACATGTTCATGGGGCTTAACAAGAAACATGATCAACACCTAGCAAAaataatgtgggttttttctcaatttcttcTCCATTTATTCAAGTGCCACTGAGAGGAACTCcagaatttctgtgttttattcccatttctcaATTCTAAAAATTGAATTCCCTGACTGTCACCAGTTTGATGACTTCCATCCTGCAGGAAATAATATCTAACTGAGTGATGCCGAGGCTGTGGATCACACTGTTTTCTGAAAGAGCAATCTTTGCAATCAGCAGAGACACCCTtcccttaaaaacaaattatcttCATGCTTGCAAAGTATATCAGATTTCCAAAGGCTGAGCTCTTTATTAACCACCAGAATAATTCTCATAAAATTGACTTAGGTAgcaccttttttaaaaaaaaactaagccAGCATGGTGTTTTTGCAAGAAGAAATACCTCAGTCTCCTAATGAAACATACAAAATtagctttctctttttaataattGTGGATTTCATGATATTTTGTCCACATTCCATACAGACGGGGTTTAGCAATAACATGGACAGTGCAAAGTGATTTAATGAGCAATTCTCTGAAATACTTTATGATTAAGTAGATTAGGAGAGGTCTCAGCATGAATCAAATGAGACCACACAGTGAACGCAAAGCAACCCTTGGCAAAAACACTTTTTACCTGTTTGAAGCCAAAATACCTCATGggactgaagaaaaattaaattatcaccccattttaaaagggaagaaactaaagagagaaaaaaaattaaagagagaaaaaaaaataaagagaaatctAAGAAATTCACATCAAAACAACAGAAAGGTATGTGCAAACCTTGAAGTCTAAGGCCGAGAAAGCTCCTGTCCTATCATGTAGGCAACACAAATGTTGACAGTGTAAGAAATTCTTGTTTGACACAGATTATTCGTTAAGCAAATACAGAGTACACTCTTCTTTTATCTATGTGGTTTACAGGAGAAGTTAGCAAAgggatggcaaaaaaaaaaaaaagggatcaAGCCTTTTTAGAAAATGATTTGGTTAATTACTTTTACCTTGTACTGAGACTCGCAGTTTTCGTTCCAGTCGGCGACTCCAATCCCTCCCCTGGCTTTGAGGATTTCTCTCTGTTCATTTGCTGGAGTATTGAGTTCAATTCACTAATGACATTAGCCTTGGGGCCTGAGAGAATTGGGCTTTTCACCTCCGGCACGTCCCCCCATAGCTTGGATGTCCTTTGGGGGACAGCTTTCGCCAGGTTGGGCGGGGCACTGATGGGAGGCGGGGGCGGAGCGGGAGGAGGGATCACAAAGCTGTCTACAGTCTCCTCGATCAGCGCGTCCTTGTAAAGTGCATTGCTTTTGTTGATTATGGGCTTCATTTTTGGCTTAGGAGGTACTGGGGGTTTGTCCACCAGAAATGTTTGCCCATCTGCATAGACTGTACAAGTATCCACGTTCTCCCCCCCTTCCGAGGATAAGGTAGAGATGCTGGACACTGTTGAGATAGTGCTGGTTGTCTCTAGGTGATGGTCACTGCTGCTCCGACTGTCGACCTCCTCGATCCCAGAGTCGGCGACATTGTCGAAGCTGTCAGGGGGTGGCAGGAAGGATGCAGGCAAACAGTTTGAGAGACCCACTTGCTTTTTGCCATCCAAGGAGTTTGCTGGCTGGCTGGGCGAAGGGGTGCCGTTCTTCCTCTGCGCCATCAGGTCTGTCAGGGCCGAGCCGGGCACCGCGCGGTCGTCGGGGATGTCGAAGCTGTTGGCAAACTCCAAGGGAGGGGGCAGTGGCTCGGTGAACAGGAACTCCTCATCGATGTCCACTGAGGCCAGGGGCGGCGGGGGGATGCGGAAAGGCAGGATGACAGGGTCGtccacagagctggcagccacGATGGTTTTGCAGGGAGAAGCCGGAGGCTCGGGTGCGGCAGGGACACTCAGCTCGCTCTCCGCTTCCTCGCTGCCCTCCGGCCTCTCCGGCGGGGAGTTTTCAGGGCTCGGCTCCATCTcagctcccttctcctcctcatcctcgGGCATATCATCTGACTTTGCCGTATCCACTGTGTGCACCATCAACAAGCCAGCTGATTTTTGCTGCGAGGTATCCACGATGTTTATCAACATGTTCTTCTTCTCctcagctttcttttctttccctgcatcCATCTCGTACTTGTTCTCAGTCTCCTGCCGTCTCAACAGGCCACGGGTATTTTGCCTGGTGACAGTGGCAGTAACAGGAAAAGTCGTTTCCATGTTGGGTCTCAGCTTGGTGTCGATGTAAAGCGGTTTGTTAAGGTCGGTTTTGACTGCGTCCCCTTTGCCTGGAATCTGCTGTGTCTGCTCTTTCATGGCTCTGTCCCTGGCAGAGAGCGCGAGGGCAAGTGGAGAGTTTGGATCCAACAGCTTCCCTGTGACCGGGTGGACGTAGCTATCCGAGCCGGGAGCACTCGTGGGCTTGGCTGCCACCATACTGTTGTCAGTGCCTTTCGTTTTGGACGGAGCATTCAATGTCCTTGAGTCgctctggctgctgggctcACTGCTGTTAAAAAGGTTTTCGGGCTCCCTGGGGGTGGGGATCGGAGACGGCGACATGAGCTGTCTGAAACCATCCTCACTGCTGAACATTGCCTCCTCGGTGAACTTGGACTGCCTCATCCGTGGTGTCGGTGGGGTTAATCCGACGTCCTCGTCTCCCAGGTCTGTGGAGAGGAAGGCTGGGGAATTGCGCCTCGCCTCCAGCCTCTTTTCCCTGTCCCTCACGGCCCCCGCGATGGCTGCTGCGAACGGACTGCTGACTCCCAAGCTGTCGTCAGGCCGGAGCTGCCCGGGCTGCTCCGAAGACTGAGGATCGATCTCCATGCTGCTCCCTTGGCTGCTTTTCCCGCTGCTGCTGGTGGATGGCTCTTTGACGATGATGGTTGGGATTGGAATAGAGCAGGTCTTTTCTGGACTGTCCTCCACGTTGGATTGTTTCACCAGCATCCCCTTCCTCCTGGCTGGCTTGGCCGGCACGTAAACGGCTTTGCTGGCAATCTTCCCAACCTCGGAATAGGGGTTTTCCGGCATCTGGCCCCTCTTGCTCCTGAAATtggcctgagctgcagcactccGGTTGTAGAGGTCTTCTGAGTCCAGGGAGTATCGGTCCAGCTCCCGCCGGTAATAGATCCCTTTGTCCCTTATCATTGTCCCCACGCTCTCGGGCCTAACCAAAGAGATTTTTGCACCTGAATTCTGGTTAAAGGGAGGTTTGATCGTTCCGTAGCTCCGGGAGgtcagggatttgggggagtTGTACAGAGAGGGGGAAGGTGGTGGCGGTGAAGGAGGTAAGGACTGTGGTGGCGGTGGGATATCTTCAGAGGTGTCAGGCATTGAAAGACTCCTGGTAAACTTCAGCATAGGAGGGGCCAGAAACTGCCGCTCTTCCTCCGTTATTCCTGAAAAATCAGAGAGTGCTTTTAAAACACTGCCACATCCACCGGGATCCCTCACGCTGTACTATTTCTCCATCCAACCCAAAATTCCAGGGTGCATTCCCCACGGCATGAGGAGTATGCAAAATTCCAAAAGAGGCCTTTAGGTTGATTCCCACCATAATCATTCTTTCCTGTTGGACATCCCAGGTGCCAGGATTGAAAAGAATGTTATGGAATTTTAATTAAACTGAGGCACAGacaaatgtttggggtttttgtatCATCAAGGTGGCTGTAGAAAAGcccattttctttgaaaactaTTGAACAGGGAAGATATTCTGTGCAGAGGAGCCGCTTCTGCCTTGCTCCAGTACTCTACAAATGCATATAATAACACAACTCAGAAActtaatgaatttttaagatGCAATTGAAATTTAGCAAAGGGACTGGGAAGATCCtattggaaaaaaccccataatgCTGCATTTCAAAAGATGACATTATATCATTACAAATATGGCTTTTAACATAAACAAACTGGGTAATACTGGGATAGTTTGATGCTAATTTTACATCGGCATAATGCATTTCTAAATTGATAAAAGTCACTGCTAAGATTACTAACAAGAACAAAGAAAGCCCAAATTTGGTctgctctttgtttctttgttgcAAAAACATCTATTGCCatcatttgaaatgaaaaaaaaaggtgaattttaGTCCATTTGACCAACAGGATTTCTTTGTAAACTACACAGCATTACAATGCTTTCACCTCaataacaaaggaaaacaaggatcATATTTTGCCCTAATGTTTTGAAAAAGGCTTgtactgttttggtttttttttctgtctttgttagAGGGAACATTCTAAAGAAAATAACCAAATTATAATTCCATACTTGCCAAATGTGGAAATCATGTCACCTTACACACAAACTTCTTTTCTCATGAGCTTTGTATAAAGATTAAACAGCCACTCACTGGGGTAAAGATGTCAGAGAAACACACTTTAGGAAAGAACCAAAGTTACTAAAAGTATGCTATTAATGAACAAAACCACACAAGAGAGGCATTTTACCTATAGATTTTTGTCTTCTCATTGTACCCCGAGGTATACCCAGAAAAGGACCTTGAGGgctccctgggacagtgggTGTCATCACAGCAATACCCTGTCTCTCATACATGGACTACAAAAGAGCAAACAGAAACCCCAACAGCATTAAAGCATGAAAGTCTCTCCCATGTGGAAATAATGCCTCATCCCTTACCCCTTTCACTGAGAATTCTTATGGAAAATAATGAATCTGGGGTTATGTCTGGGGAGGATgtggagagaaagggaaggctGGGCTTTGTTTAGACACTCATGAAAGGACAGCAGCTGTGAGTGGAGTGTGTTGATATTATTTACAAGGCAACAGCTTAAGGTAGGTAATGGAAAAGTATGTCCACAATGCAATAAAACcagttgtttaattttttttcctgccaagtTTTGTAAGATTAAATTCTGCACTTGAATGATGCAATTTCAGAGTTCcggcatttaatttttaatatgtgcTATGGTATTAATGTCAATTATTCCCTTATAAAGCATTGGGCATTATTTAATCAAGGAATTAAGATACATTAGTAGGAATAAAGCAGTGCTTCGAGGCTCCCACTCACATTCATATCTGTAGCTGAGGGAAAACATCTACTAGAAGGCCGCTGTTTTATAGTTGCCACTCTGGAGTCCACAGTTGCATTGTCTGCAATTCTTGATGGCTTGGAAACTGGCACTATTTCATCCACCTTATCTGTAATATAAAAGcattcagtaaaataaatatcacTTGttcaaagaaatggaaaagttaAGTATTGCAAGGTCAAAGGAAGAgatttacttttcaaaaaaatgcaaagaaaaagtttttttggcattttaacAAGGCAACGCTTGAGCATCATAAGTCGTGCAAGCCGAGCACTTTTTATTGCTGCTACATAACATGCATGCTTTAGTTTTAAGCCTGCATGCATTTAATGTTTACTTAGTGTGACTCGAAAAACAATCCTCTTCTTCAAACCTTCAAAATGTGAAGGGAGAATATCTATATAGAAATGGAAAGAAGACCTTTAGAAATAGTGAATCCGTAGAGCACTGTTTCAAATAGAGATAAGCAGACTGTACTTAGCCATCAGAATTTCAGTGATATTTTGGACAATAACAAGTACTCCAAAAGTGCTCTTTCATGCCTATGCTCCTTAAATAATAACATCCTGCTTTGTTCACACTCTTGGACTTGTAGGCTAGCACTGCTAACTGCATCCTTTGTTCAAATGAAACTTTTATATGCATttctgttggtttgtttttttaaaatttcttttaataactgGACAGTTTGGGAATGCATTTAGTCATGGTCAGAAGCAGACCAAAAATAGGCAAAGTCCAAATCTGAATGAGAAGTTCAACATTTGGATTTGGGACTCTGATCCGCTGCATGATGTGATGGTAAAATATAGGGATAGGTTTAGTCAGGATATTCCAAAGCTGAGTGCTGGTGTTAGCCCCGTCTCCAACTTTGGTCACAAGCAAGGTTCATCAGCATTAAATACAAAATGCTACTCCCTCACATGGAAGACCTTGAAGTACAGTATAATCCACTAATTGTTGCCTGACAGCTCCTTTTTTTGCCCCTTCTACTGCTACGAAACCAAGgcacagagaaaattaaatcactAGCCCAAGCCACCAGGAGAGTTGAGTTTGGAATCTCTGCTAGAATCCAAACTGGAATCACACCAACAGCTTTCCTTGCTATGCCTTCCATTGCATTTGCTCGCCTGTATCACGTTAATTTAGtgtctttttctttgaagtttcaCCAAAGCTAGAATTAGTTTCATAGCCTGTGGCATTTCTGTAAGTAGAGCacctcagcctggctcctgaCCTTCCACAGCATGAGTCAGAGCAATGCTACTTTTCAGCAATTAGCTCCATCTCCCAAATAATTGATTATTTGTCAAACAAGGATAGTTACTTCATTAGGATACTGCAGACTTGAAAAATCCCAAGGGTTTTGGTGATCTAGAGCTGGTGCTACTACCCCATGTATTGTATTTAGGGATTTAAATTTTACCTCTCACTGGAGAGCAGCGCACTCAGAGCCCTGGATATTGATATGGATGGGAATaaggcaggagaaaaagagCTTTTGATCCCTCTAAACAGTAGATCTGGCTGATGCAAGGATGATATTTTAAACAGGagaagaagagagggaagaacTTTTAGCCTTCGGGATAGGAAGAAGGTTGTCCTAGAAGTGGATATTTCAGTGTCACAGAGGGTGAGGGAGCAGGCGggaaaggaaaggctgagcAGGACCAGTAAGCTGAACACTGCTGAGAACTGTCTCACAAGAGTAgtgttgctgtttcttttcaacTGAAGTTAGCATTCAAGTCTTTTCATtggtctgcttttttttttttttgcctttttttttttctgcctttttttttttttttggtggggtttaaATCATCCagtggaaggagaaaagaaaaaaaattcttaaaattgtCACAtgtattcaaaaataaaaaaccaagtTCGCATCACATTTCATAAGGCTTTTCATAAGGGGATCCATCACTAAGAGCTTCAACTGGGCAGAGATTTCCTCTTAAGGCTCTCCCACCCTTGTTCTCATCCCAGAAGCCAAACAACTAATCTTTGGGATACAGAGAGAAGGAAGCCTTGGAAACTGAAGCACTCAAAATCTGCACATGAGAAATAGAAATACACCACGTAAGAAGTGATCCCCTTTATTTTGAACAGACACATGTAGCCAGATACCCATTCAGACAACAAAAAGCTACAGGGAAAAAGTGATGAGGCCATGACAGACACTtggaaaagcatgaaaattttTGTTGGGGATGAAACATACATACCCTCCAACTGCACTGATTTTGCTAGACAATCCTAGAAGTCAGATCCTAATTTTGGATCTGACCAAAATATCAGTTGGTACCCACTCTTAAAACCATCTACTATTTccatgaggggaaaaaaacctgggtTTTTTGTGAGTTTATTGCAGGTTTCTTGTCTGTAGAGAGGTTTTCAGTCCTTCTCACCCTATGGCTGCTCCCATTTGCCACATTTAGCCAAAGCACTCGGAaatgggagaggagctgctttgcAAGGAGCTCTTTGGGCCTTCCTCACTTGGCACGTCCAAtggcagcactgcacagcccttTCTCTTCTTCTACTGCCTTTGGATCAGAAAGCAAAGGTAGAGTGGAGCTTGTCATTTTGGAGCTACTACAACAAAAAATGAGAGGCCACAGAAGCAGCCAGCACATGGAGACTGAGCCTAAATGGTGGCAGCTACATGGCGGGTCCCGTGGGAAACATCAAAATCTGAACGCCTGGCCACAACTGCCCCACCCTGCCGGAGTGAAAGCACGacatgaaacaaaaacatcCTCACTGCCTTACCAAACGTGCCACTCATTTCCAAGGAAATGGACTGGCTGAACTGCAGCTAGCCTCACTCAGACTCATCCCTGAGAAAGAAGACGTGTTGGGCCAAACCTTCACTCGCCTGCGCCTCGAGCTGTTTGTCTCCACAGCACCAGAGTGCAAACCCCTCCTGCATCCGAACCACACGTTCCAAATATCCTCCTACTGGAATAATCTGTCAGGCTCACTAATTagctctcctcccagcctcctcgTGAGCTCAAATACTCTACAGCATGCACTCCTCATACCAACAAGAGGGGAAGCTCACAAGCTCGTGCTGGAAATTCTCTGGGGATAACTTTACAAATAACCTTgacaaaagagagagaaaaaagtcacaaaataGATGCAAAAATTGGCACCTGCTGTGAGATGTGTTGACAGAGTGGCCCAAAGAAGCCTGCCTCcaacaggatttttaaaaggaatgcagCTGGATGAAGGTCAAAAGGAAGGAATGTGGGAAAAGCCTGCTCTGGAGGTTGGCCATGAAAGCTGCAATTCCTCCTTGAACCGGTCATTTAGCAGAATACAGCCACAagcacacacgcacacacacttTTACAGAAGTTTGTGGCTGGCTGGTAGAGTAACAAACTCTGATCTGCTTTGTCCTGAATAACCTCAGCCTCATTGGAAGACAGGGAAGAAGAGTCTACGTCTCACTGGCCAAAGAGCATGGCTCGGTTGTAGTCACAGAAGAGGATTTTTAAGCCTATGATTATTCCCTGGCATTTTCCACAGAAACTGCTCTGCACCTTCCCGAGAAGTCGCAACGGCGTGTTGAGAGTCAAACACAGGAGCCATGCTACACCTGTGAGAACCTGTCCCCACTGCTCCAGGgcctcctgggagcagcatccTTCTGGAGAACTGTCAGGGATACCACATGTAAAAGCCAGTCTGATGCCTCTGCATGCATATAGCAATTTGAGTGCCACTATATTAAATTCCCCCGAGAGAGGCAGCACCAACAGATATAAAGTAATTTATTGCCAAAGTGCGTTTCCATCTGCCCTGTTGGGTTACCAATGGGACCCGTGCCCTGCTCAGGGTGCCAGCCCTCAGGAAATTGGATGGCCTAAAGGCACAGAAAGTAGTTGTGTTTTGTCAAGATGCAGGTCTCGTCTCTGATGAAAAGCTCTTAATCACAGACAGAGTAGCACAGTACCCAACAGCATGTCATGACTTTACATTCTCAAGAGGTCTGGCTGCTAGgcaagttgctttttttttttttttctttttctttaataattaaTATCTGCGATAATTACAGGGGACAGTCTCCTCCTAATTGATTTGTTGCAGGAGATGGCTCTTATCCCCGTAGAACACATTGCTTAGTGACTCCTGTTCCGAATACCCAGACTCTCTCAGAGGAAAAAGTATAATGCTGCCCATCAAGCCACCAGATCCATCATCAAATGAACTTTGAAAACGAGAGTCAGGTGCCCAGATAGATCTGGTGGCACATCACTACACAGCCcccaaaaagagaaatatgagGTATGATCCTGGCAACATTACTTATTGTACGACATAGCCAAGACATGTGGATTAGCTCCACCGAGGGTCTTAGGAAGTGAGCTGGTGAGACCCACAGAGGATAAGAATGGTCATGATCCAGTACAGGCTATACCCCAACACCTCAGGCTGGCATGCCAGAAACACCAGGCAAAGACTGATCGAACACAGTTTGGGAGGCGAGTATTGCCAAGACCTCTATACTTACCACCAAGTCCCGAGTGCTTGCTCAGAGGGGGTGGGAtaatggagaaagaaaactcaaaaaacaGCTGCCTCAAGAAATGACTTGTATTTGTAAGAAAAGCAATGAACGCCTGGCACAGAGTAAAAAAATGCTCGTATGAAGTTAAAGTGAAAGAACAGAGGCAAATGTTCTTCAAATACCAGCAGCACACATCGTTAACAGTGCAAATATAAACTACAAAATGTTAGACTAATCTAGTCAGCCAGAATACAATGTTAGCCAATGTAGGAAATGGTTGAACTCTGCCACCGATGGCCTTATGGCTAAGAATTAAAAGGACaggcacattaaaaaaaacctctaaaaatcCTATGGAGtggttattttttcttccctcccccttTTGCCTGGCGTGGAGGCATGGGCAGCGAGGCCCTCTCGGTTATGGCTCTCTGCAGCCGGCCACTGCGACAAGGCAGGGTGGCCTGCGGCGGGTCGCGAGAGTCGCTCGTCCCTTCGGCCCCTGGTAAGCACACAGTGGAGGATGCCACTGCGTCCTCACCAGTCCATGTCGAGGCACACGTCAACTCGACATGGGGGGTGGCTCTTTGGGAGATGCGCGTTTCGAGGACCTGTGTCCTCGGCTGCTTGAGGAAAGCTAAAATCTCTGACAGGTAGTTATGGATGGCTCTTGTGGAGGTAGCCACaatgcccagctgcagctccataCGGCCCATGGACTGGGACATGAGACCCATGGACTGTGCATGCTCCCTCTTGatattttccagcagctgcacaatCCTACTGTTGGTTTCCATCAACAGCTTCTCTCCCTCTGTTAGCTGGGGCTGCCCTCTCCAACCCCGATCCCTAGGGACAGGCTCAACACCGCAGCGCTCTTCATTCATCTCATCATTTCCCTCCTCCTCAGGAGAGTCACTTTCAAACTGAGGAGTCCTACTGAGTGACTGATCCCCGGGAGACTGTATGTCCATGGTGCACTCCGGAGTCCGCGCCGGCGTTTGAAACCCCTCAAAATCCTCCCCAACGTTGCTGTGCGTTTCAGATGAGGACAGCGGCCACTGCCAGCTCTCTGTGGTCCTGGCTGGCGAGTCTTCGTCAGAGGCAGGCACCGAGGATTCCTGTTCTTCGGCCGGCGTGGACAGCGAGCTCCCTCGGTGATGGCTGGCTTGCCCCGAGGATCCAGGAACCTCCCCATCTTGCTCCCCAGTGACATCTGGCAATCAAATAGAGGAGCAACAACCACTGTATCTGAGGCCAGGCAGATGGAGGTATCTACATGCATTGGACAACACATAGAAATAAGCCAGTTGGGAAGCCAGAGTGTATGTGTTTGGGCAAACGGAAGGGCGGACTAAAGTTTAGTGACTGCATTGGGCACGTGGTAATTGGCGTCATTAAGCACTTTTGGTCTCAGTGCACACTGTCCTGTACCCAGAACACACACAGCCATGCTGCATCCCAAGGCAGGAGCTACCAAATTCCCCTCAGCGTGACTGTGACAGGAAATGTCAGTGAACCTAGCGAGAAGCTCACCTATGCACTGCAGTGGTGTCAGTCAGAAATCCCTGGGACGAGCTCAGGGCCAAGGGTCCAATTGAGCTTCCTGGGGTGTCAGATGTGCTCCACCActggctgagggcagccctTTGTTGCTCTGAAGCACTGCTGGCTATCTTCACTTTTGTCCGACGTCTCACGTCACCCCACCCAAAATCTCTCCCAAATAACTGCTGCAGCGCGACGGTGGCCGTCCGT
This region of Motacilla alba alba isolate MOTALB_02 chromosome 5, Motacilla_alba_V1.0_pri, whole genome shotgun sequence genomic DNA includes:
- the SHANK2 gene encoding SH3 and multiple ankyrin repeat domains protein 2 isoform X10; translation: MGCSSSSEQVPFREAPTYSNRRRRPPSTLAAPRILLRSNSDNNLNINNLPEWSASSSASSHRSLSPHLLQQMQNNPNGTVKTVGSYTPSSRSRSPSLNRLGEDAKRQQHRHISAVYSPSANKDTLSALDYQGPKRKLYSAVPGRLFIVVKPYQPQGEGEIHLHKGDRVKVLSIGEGGFWEGSTRGHIGWFPAECVEEVQCKPNESKPETRADRTKKLFRHYTVGSYDSFDASSDCIIEEKAVVLQKKDNEGFGFVLRGAKADTPIEEFTPTPAFPALQYLESVDEGGVAWQAGLRTGDFLIEVNNENVVKVGHRQVVNMIRQGGNHLVLKVVTVTRNLDPDDTARKKAPPPPKRAPTTALTLRSKSMTSELEELVDKASVRKKKDILPSHFEGLKKRIVFRVTLNKVDEIVPVSKPSRIADNATVDSRVATIKQRPSSRCFPSATDMNSMYERQGIAVMTPTVPGSPQGPFLGIPRGTMRRQKSIGITEEERQFLAPPMLKFTRSLSMPDTSEDIPPPPQSLPPSPPPPSPSLYNSPKSLTSRSYGTIKPPFNQNSGAKISLVRPESVGTMIRDKGIYYRRELDRYSLDSEDLYNRSAAAQANFRSKRGQMPENPYSEVGKIASKAVYVPAKPARRKGMLVKQSNVEDSPEKTCSIPIPTIIVKEPSTSSSGKSSQGSSMEIDPQSSEQPGQLRPDDSLGVSSPFAAAIAGAVRDREKRLEARRNSPAFLSTDLGDEDVGLTPPTPRMRQSKFTEEAMFSSEDGFRQLMSPSPIPTPREPENLFNSSEPSSQSDSRTLNAPSKTKGTDNSMVAAKPTSAPGSDSYVHPVTGKLLDPNSPLALALSARDRAMKEQTQQIPGKGDAVKTDLNKPLYIDTKLRPNMETTFPVTATVTRQNTRGLLRRQETENKYEMDAGKEKKAEEKKNMLINIVDTSQQKSAGLLMVHTVDTAKSDDMPEDEEEKGAEMEPSPENSPPERPEGSEEAESELSVPAAPEPPASPCKTIVAASSVDDPVILPFRIPPPPLASVDIDEEFLFTEPLPPPLEFANSFDIPDDRAVPGSALTDLMAQRKNGTPSPSQPANSLDGKKQVGLSNCLPASFLPPPDSFDNVADSGIEEVDSRSSSDHHLETTSTISTVSSISTLSSEGGENVDTCTVYADGQTFLVDKPPVPPKPKMKPIINKSNALYKDALIEETVDSFVIPPPAPPPPPISAPPNLAKAVPQRTSKLWGDVPEVKSPILSGPKANVISELNSILQQMNREKSSKPGEGLESPTGTKTASLSTRSTEVMSTVSGTRSTTITFTVRPGASQPITLQSRSPDYDSRTSGARHAPSPVVSPTEINKDILPAPLTASASASSPSPTLSDVFSLPSQPPSGDLFGLTTGRSRSPSPSILQQPISNKPFTTKPVHLWTKPDVADWLESLNLGEHKETFMDNEIDGTHLPNLQKEDLIDLGVTRVGHRMNIERALKQLLDR
- the SHANK2 gene encoding SH3 and multiple ankyrin repeat domains protein 2 isoform X9, producing the protein MKSLLNAFTKKEVPFREAPTYSNRRRRPPSTLAAPRILLRSNSDNNLNINNLPEWSASSSASSHRSLSPHLLQQMQNNPNGTVKTVGSYTPSSRSRSPSLNRLGEDAKRQQHRHISAVYSPSANKDTLSALDYQGPKRKLYSAVPGRLFIVVKPYQPQGEGEIHLHKGDRVKVLSIGEGGFWEGSTRGHIGWFPAECVEEVQCKPNESKPETRADRTKKLFRHYTVGSYDSFDASSDCIIEEKAVVLQKKDNEGFGFVLRGAKADTPIEEFTPTPAFPALQYLESVDEGGVAWQAGLRTGDFLIEVNNENVVKVGHRQVVNMIRQGGNHLVLKVVTVTRNLDPDDTARKKAPPPPKRAPTTALTLRSKSMTSELEELVDKASVRKKKDILPSHFEGLKKRIVFRVTLNKVDEIVPVSKPSRIADNATVDSRVATIKQRPSSRCFPSATDMNSMYERQGIAVMTPTVPGSPQGPFLGIPRGTMRRQKSIGITEEERQFLAPPMLKFTRSLSMPDTSEDIPPPPQSLPPSPPPPSPSLYNSPKSLTSRSYGTIKPPFNQNSGAKISLVRPESVGTMIRDKGIYYRRELDRYSLDSEDLYNRSAAAQANFRSKRGQMPENPYSEVGKIASKAVYVPAKPARRKGMLVKQSNVEDSPEKTCSIPIPTIIVKEPSTSSSGKSSQGSSMEIDPQSSEQPGQLRPDDSLGVSSPFAAAIAGAVRDREKRLEARRNSPAFLSTDLGDEDVGLTPPTPRMRQSKFTEEAMFSSEDGFRQLMSPSPIPTPREPENLFNSSEPSSQSDSRTLNAPSKTKGTDNSMVAAKPTSAPGSDSYVHPVTGKLLDPNSPLALALSARDRAMKEQTQQIPGKGDAVKTDLNKPLYIDTKLRPNMETTFPVTATVTRQNTRGLLRRQETENKYEMDAGKEKKAEEKKNMLINIVDTSQQKSAGLLMVHTVDTAKSDDMPEDEEEKGAEMEPSPENSPPERPEGSEEAESELSVPAAPEPPASPCKTIVAASSVDDPVILPFRIPPPPLASVDIDEEFLFTEPLPPPLEFANSFDIPDDRAVPGSALTDLMAQRKNGTPSPSQPANSLDGKKQVGLSNCLPASFLPPPDSFDNVADSGIEEVDSRSSSDHHLETTSTISTVSSISTLSSEGGENVDTCTVYADGQTFLVDKPPVPPKPKMKPIINKSNALYKDALIEETVDSFVIPPPAPPPPPISAPPNLAKAVPQRTSKLWGDVPEVKSPILSGPKANVISELNSILQQMNREKSSKPGEGLESPTGTKTASLSTRSTEVMSTVSGTRSTTITFTVRPGASQPITLQSRSPDYDSRTSGARHAPSPVVSPTEINKDILPAPLTASASASSPSPTLSDVFSLPSQPPSGDLFGLTTGRSRSPSPSILQQPISNKPFTTKPVHLWTKPDVADWLESLNLGEHKETFMDNEIDGTHLPNLQKEDLIDLGVTRVGHRMNIERALKQLLDR